A genomic segment from Elusimicrobium sp. encodes:
- the dnaE gene encoding DNA polymerase III subunit alpha produces MAQFVHLHNHTEYSLLDGMLRISENHKPSKFLKSLVEQGIPAIAMTDHGNMYGALDFYESARGAGIKPIVGCEFYITEGKYTEKDKSRTGHLTLLARNHEGYLNLMKLNSHAWVDGFYYHPRIDKELLAKHSGGLLCLSGCLKGFLSQYVREEGGFEKACALAKEYEDIFGKGNYYIELMDHGIREEVESIPLLKDVSKRTGIPVVATNDCHYEKKEDWEAHDVHVCISTGKTLNDPKRMQMSHELYFKSPEEMHALFSHTPEACANTLEIAEKCNLEFPKHGFILPKFDIPPEFSSSSEYFKDLCRKGLTQKMDGQVPEKYWKQLEYEFNVIITMGFDCYFLIVQDFINWARANGIPIGPGRGSGAGSLVAYSLDITRVDPIQNKLLFERFLNPDRVSMPDLDIDMSDAGRERVIDYVRGKYGHDKVSQIITFGTMKAKLALKDVARVMEVPVAEANRIAKMIPNDPKMTLEKALEIQELKNEIDKNPQSKKLFDMARKIEGLKRHTGIHAAGVLITKDAVSEYVPLARGARDAITTQFEGEPCSNLGLLKMDFLGLRTLTVIDNAEKMIRERHDPHFDINKIPLDDKKTYDMLSACKTLGIFQLESGGMRDLIKRLQPSQFSDLSALVALYRPGPMESGMMDMFVRRKSGQEKIEYETPLLEEPLKDTYGCMLYQEQIMEISKRLGGFTPGEADTLRKAMGKKKIDVMEKFGKQFVEGCKEQKIPEKTASHIYEQMKAFAGYGFNKSHSYAYALVSYQTAYLKANYPIEFMCSALTNEIGHNAIGADDKENKIVTYLEEARSMGFEILPPDVNASQPEFSVEEKDGKECIRFALEAIKNAGEEGCISIVEERKKGGTYKSLEDLCGRIDLFQANKKTIESLTKAGALDSMAPGQDPKITRANILANIDDAIDTAHLVAKEKEQNMGNLFGDDFSSVLSFKKKATATVRPLTMSELLNYEKEVLGLFFSGHPMEKYQSNLKQLNCTPIIDILEGRAEGRLSVLGIVTLFKKRQNKMKKEWAQMVIEDCTGSIMVNAFPKAYENMSHKLGPNAILNFMGNVRVDDESARIEINLQDVSNITDLIANRAKEFTVSLPADYTKNQLEKLKNYLEMTRGATAVYLEVPSKENPKKMHRIRTSKRIILHKSLLDFVENELGTSWSFK; encoded by the coding sequence ATGGCCCAATTTGTACATCTTCATAACCACACAGAATACTCTTTGCTCGACGGTATGCTCCGCATTTCCGAAAATCATAAACCGTCCAAATTTTTGAAAAGTTTGGTGGAACAGGGTATCCCGGCCATTGCCATGACCGACCATGGGAATATGTACGGCGCACTTGATTTTTACGAATCGGCACGCGGGGCGGGCATCAAGCCCATTGTAGGGTGCGAATTCTACATTACCGAAGGGAAATATACCGAAAAAGACAAATCCCGCACCGGGCACTTAACTCTGCTGGCCCGCAATCACGAAGGGTACTTAAACCTCATGAAACTAAACTCCCACGCATGGGTGGACGGGTTCTATTATCACCCGCGTATCGATAAAGAACTCTTAGCCAAACATAGCGGCGGACTTTTGTGTTTATCGGGTTGCTTGAAGGGGTTTTTATCCCAATATGTGCGCGAAGAGGGCGGTTTTGAAAAAGCCTGTGCGCTTGCCAAGGAATACGAAGATATCTTCGGTAAGGGAAACTATTATATTGAACTCATGGACCACGGTATCCGCGAGGAAGTGGAATCTATCCCTCTACTTAAAGATGTTTCCAAACGCACCGGTATCCCCGTGGTGGCCACCAACGACTGCCACTACGAAAAAAAGGAAGATTGGGAAGCCCACGATGTGCATGTGTGCATTTCCACGGGCAAAACCCTCAACGACCCCAAGCGTATGCAAATGTCGCACGAATTGTATTTCAAATCGCCCGAAGAAATGCATGCCCTGTTCTCCCACACGCCGGAAGCCTGCGCCAACACGTTGGAAATCGCAGAGAAATGTAATTTGGAATTTCCCAAACACGGGTTTATCTTGCCCAAATTTGATATCCCGCCGGAATTTTCTTCCTCTTCCGAATACTTCAAAGACCTCTGCCGCAAAGGCCTCACCCAAAAAATGGACGGCCAAGTGCCCGAAAAATACTGGAAACAACTGGAATACGAATTTAATGTTATTATCACCATGGGGTTCGATTGTTACTTCCTCATCGTGCAGGACTTCATCAACTGGGCACGCGCAAACGGTATCCCGATAGGGCCGGGGCGCGGTTCGGGCGCGGGCTCTTTGGTGGCTTACAGTTTGGATATTACCCGCGTGGATCCGATTCAAAACAAACTGCTTTTCGAACGCTTTTTGAATCCCGACCGCGTCAGCATGCCGGACTTGGATATCGATATGTCCGATGCCGGGCGCGAACGCGTCATCGACTATGTGCGCGGGAAATACGGGCATGATAAAGTTTCCCAAATCATTACCTTCGGAACCATGAAAGCCAAATTGGCCCTGAAAGATGTGGCACGCGTAATGGAAGTGCCCGTGGCCGAAGCAAACCGCATTGCTAAAATGATTCCCAACGACCCCAAAATGACCTTGGAAAAAGCGTTGGAAATTCAGGAACTGAAAAACGAAATCGACAAAAACCCCCAAAGCAAAAAACTGTTTGATATGGCCCGTAAAATAGAAGGGTTAAAGCGTCACACAGGTATCCATGCGGCCGGGGTGCTGATTACCAAAGATGCCGTATCCGAATATGTGCCTTTGGCGCGCGGCGCAAGAGATGCTATTACCACTCAGTTTGAAGGCGAACCCTGCTCCAATTTAGGGCTTTTGAAAATGGACTTTTTGGGGCTGCGTACCCTTACCGTTATCGACAATGCGGAAAAAATGATCAGAGAACGCCATGACCCCCATTTTGATATTAACAAAATCCCGCTGGACGATAAAAAAACCTACGATATGCTTTCCGCCTGCAAAACATTGGGTATTTTCCAATTAGAAAGTGGCGGTATGCGCGATTTAATCAAAAGGCTTCAACCCTCGCAATTTAGCGATCTGTCCGCCTTGGTGGCACTCTATCGCCCCGGGCCGATGGAATCGGGCATGATGGATATGTTTGTGCGGCGCAAAAGCGGACAGGAAAAAATCGAATACGAAACCCCCCTCTTGGAAGAGCCATTGAAAGATACCTACGGTTGTATGCTTTACCAAGAACAAATCATGGAAATTTCCAAACGGCTGGGCGGTTTCACGCCCGGCGAAGCCGACACTTTGCGTAAGGCCATGGGGAAAAAGAAAATCGACGTCATGGAAAAGTTCGGTAAACAATTTGTGGAGGGATGTAAGGAACAAAAAATTCCCGAAAAAACCGCTTCTCATATTTACGAACAGATGAAGGCTTTTGCAGGTTACGGTTTTAACAAATCTCACTCCTACGCTTATGCCCTTGTTTCCTATCAAACGGCCTACTTAAAAGCCAACTATCCCATTGAATTTATGTGTTCGGCACTTACCAACGAAATCGGCCACAATGCTATCGGGGCAGACGATAAAGAAAATAAAATCGTTACCTATTTGGAAGAAGCCCGCAGCATGGGATTTGAAATTTTACCGCCTGATGTGAACGCCTCCCAACCCGAATTTTCCGTAGAAGAGAAAGATGGGAAAGAGTGTATCCGCTTTGCATTGGAAGCCATTAAAAATGCCGGAGAAGAAGGTTGTATTTCTATTGTAGAAGAACGCAAAAAAGGCGGGACTTACAAATCGTTGGAAGATTTATGCGGACGAATTGATTTGTTCCAAGCGAACAAAAAAACGATTGAAAGTTTAACTAAAGCCGGCGCCTTGGACAGCATGGCCCCGGGACAAGACCCCAAAATCACGCGGGCAAACATTTTGGCAAATATAGACGATGCCATCGACACCGCCCACTTGGTTGCTAAAGAAAAAGAACAGAACATGGGCAACCTGTTCGGGGACGATTTTTCCTCGGTATTGAGTTTCAAGAAAAAAGCCACCGCCACAGTACGGCCGCTGACCATGAGCGAATTGTTAAATTACGAAAAAGAAGTCCTCGGCTTATTTTTCAGCGGACATCCCATGGAAAAATACCAAAGCAATTTGAAACAATTAAATTGCACCCCCATTATCGATATTTTGGAAGGCCGCGCAGAAGGAAGGCTTAGCGTGCTGGGAATTGTAACCCTTTTCAAAAAACGCCAAAACAAAATGAAAAAAGAGTGGGCGCAAATGGTAATTGAAGATTGCACGGGTTCCATTATGGTAAATGCTTTCCCCAAAGCCTATGAAAATATGAGTCATAAATTGGGCCCCAATGCCATTTTGAACTTCATGGGAAATGTACGCGTAGATGACGAAAGCGCGCGCATTGAAATCAACCTGCAAGATGTCAGCAACATAACGGACTTGATTGCTAACCGCGCCAAGGAATTTACCGTCAGTTTACCGGCTGATTACACGAAAAACCAATTGGAAAAATTGAAAAATTACTTGGAAATGACCCGCGGCGCCACTGCCGTCTATTTAGAAGTGCCGTCCAAGGAAAATCCCAAAAAGATGCACCGCATTCGTACCAGTAAACGCATCATTTTACACAAGAGTCTTCTAGACTTTGTGGAAAACGAGTTGGGAACTTCTTGGAGTTTTAAGTAA
- a CDS encoding NUDIX hydrolase, giving the protein MKHYSKLKETKISSKTLFKGVLGVKLDEVKLLNGHTSTRIFFDHQGASGVLPIEGEDVYLVQQYRYPIKQATWEIPAGKREKGQSFLACARAELKQETGLRAKTLKEILVFHPCNAFSNEEQHLYLATGLTRGKDSPDEDEFLNLQKFPLKKVVRMIEKGEITDAKTILSIQWYLLHKK; this is encoded by the coding sequence ATGAAACATTATAGTAAATTAAAAGAAACAAAAATTTCTTCCAAAACGCTCTTCAAAGGGGTTTTGGGAGTGAAATTAGACGAAGTAAAATTGCTAAACGGGCATACCTCCACCCGCATCTTTTTTGACCACCAAGGCGCCAGCGGCGTATTGCCGATAGAGGGGGAAGATGTATATTTGGTGCAACAGTACCGCTACCCCATTAAACAAGCCACCTGGGAAATCCCTGCCGGCAAACGCGAGAAGGGGCAAAGTTTTTTGGCTTGTGCCCGTGCCGAACTAAAGCAGGAAACGGGCCTGCGTGCCAAAACCTTAAAGGAAATTTTGGTATTTCACCCCTGTAATGCCTTTTCCAATGAAGAACAACACCTTTATTTAGCCACAGGGCTTACCCGCGGGAAAGATTCCCCCGATGAAGACGAATTTTTGAACTTGCAAAAATTTCCGCTCAAAAAAGTGGTTCGCATGATTGAAAAAGGCGAAATTACGGACGCTAAAACCATTTTATCTATCCAATGGTATTTGCTTCATAAAAAATAA
- a CDS encoding YegS/Rv2252/BmrU family lipid kinase, with protein sequence MKIRFILNPKSGKNTTDTEHLARCIQLNFPGADMRLTKAPNHATELAAEAAAQGFEAVVAIGGDGTINETARGLVGTQTALGVIPRGSGNGFAREIGMPMLFEEAVMRLQKGHIVPCDIGRANGELFLNLAGVGIEAEIAWQFMQHGQTGQRGKWPYFKLGAKTVFSYVPEVLTVETDGHTQTSSPLTLVFANGRQYGSNFKIAPQASLTDGLLDMVAVADAPKWKLALAAPSFFTDKWRPFGLTQTAHIKKALITKPGKLVYHLDGEPRQTADRLEITLEEKALLVLFPEK encoded by the coding sequence ATGAAAATTCGTTTTATCTTAAACCCCAAAAGCGGTAAAAATACCACCGACACGGAACACCTGGCCCGTTGCATACAACTTAATTTCCCGGGTGCGGATATGCGCCTGACAAAAGCCCCCAATCACGCTACCGAACTGGCCGCAGAAGCCGCTGCTCAGGGCTTCGAGGCGGTGGTGGCTATCGGCGGAGACGGCACCATTAACGAAACGGCCCGCGGGCTTGTGGGCACACAAACGGCCTTGGGGGTTATTCCCCGCGGTTCCGGCAACGGCTTTGCGCGCGAAATCGGCATGCCGATGCTGTTTGAAGAAGCCGTTATGCGCTTACAAAAGGGACATATTGTTCCTTGCGATATCGGCCGCGCAAACGGAGAACTATTTTTGAATTTAGCCGGGGTCGGCATTGAAGCCGAAATTGCCTGGCAATTTATGCAACACGGCCAAACAGGCCAACGCGGAAAATGGCCTTATTTCAAATTGGGGGCTAAAACGGTGTTTTCGTATGTACCCGAAGTGCTGACGGTAGAAACCGACGGGCACACACAAACCTCTTCTCCGCTTACTTTGGTGTTTGCCAACGGCCGCCAATACGGAAGTAATTTCAAAATTGCTCCCCAAGCGAGCCTGACCGATGGGCTGTTGGATATGGTAGCCGTAGCCGATGCCCCGAAATGGAAACTCGCCTTGGCGGCGCCTTCCTTTTTTACGGACAAGTGGCGCCCGTTCGGGTTGACGCAAACCGCGCATATCAAAAAAGCCCTGATTACCAAGCCGGGCAAATTGGTGTATCATTTAGACGGCGAGCCGCGCCAAACTGCTGACCGTTTGGAAATTACCTTGGAAGAAAAAGCCCTGCTTGTTTTATTCCCGGAAAAATAA
- the alaS gene encoding alanine--tRNA ligase yields the protein MFIDKEGLMKKSTEIRNGYLQFFHSKGLPVVPSSSLIPHSDPTLLFTSAGMVQFKPNFLGIDKSLKNATTCQKCVRTTDIDSVGFTERHLTFFEMLGNFSFGDYFKTEAIAWAWEYLTKVLQIPAEKLSVSIYKGGIAPRDEEAYLAWQKYVPADRIFELGEADNFWTMGPTGPCGPCSEIYYDFGDKGCTNPNCDITCNCGRYVEIWNLVFTQFDRQEDGTLNPLPHKNIDTGMGLERLCMAMQDARNVFETDLFTPLTKQAQKDLNIKGETKEEISALRIIADHVRSSSFLIAEGILPANEGRGYILRRLIRRAARYAKLMGNEKPYLYTLVPVVQGIFDGLYPEIDKNLQHIQDVLKQEEGTFLKTLVTGEEKLAALLADGVKTLPGEEAFHLHETYGFPLELTKEIAAAKGVTVDEAGYEKAKSAAQEKSRSYADEFSKEKAVILQKVENGYPVTVFVGYNDLTAPATVLALLNEQFEFVDSLSGEGYAVFNQTPFYAESGGQVGDTGCVLANGAEVARVTDTQKPLGKVFLHKVTGVLQKGQEVTLSVDAARRKRCMANHSAIHLVNAALRQVFGSTVHQSGSFVSPERFRFDYTLSKTPSAEELNKAWKIANAAAEASLPVACEERPLADADRLGAVTLLGETYADPARFVLMGGSFDKPEDKYSLELCGGTHVKNTAEVMTVLVLKEGSVSAGVRRIEGVAGYAALDYLKNVNAQADELASRLVVPAKDVFSRVNAIMDELKDVKKRFTQFREKTLAAGGVNETSFTMNNGTTLVVRNAEGAEPKELRNIADTIAQKYQQALVVVACDKDGKRSFVVKMAGKLPNTDAVTVAKMIAADLNGRAGGRPDFAQGGGEAKRPLLDLIGGLKESL from the coding sequence ATGTTTATTGATAAAGAAGGTCTTATGAAAAAAAGCACAGAAATCAGAAACGGTTATTTACAATTTTTCCACTCCAAGGGGCTCCCGGTAGTTCCCTCGAGTTCCCTTATTCCTCACTCGGATCCTACCTTACTCTTTACTTCGGCGGGCATGGTGCAGTTTAAGCCCAACTTTTTGGGAATTGATAAATCGCTCAAAAATGCTACCACTTGCCAAAAATGTGTACGCACCACGGATATCGACAGTGTAGGTTTTACCGAACGCCATTTGACCTTCTTTGAAATGTTAGGCAACTTCTCGTTTGGTGATTATTTCAAAACGGAAGCCATTGCCTGGGCTTGGGAATACTTAACAAAAGTGTTACAAATCCCGGCCGAAAAACTTTCCGTCAGCATCTACAAAGGCGGCATCGCGCCCCGCGACGAAGAAGCCTACCTGGCTTGGCAAAAATATGTGCCGGCCGACCGTATTTTTGAATTGGGCGAAGCCGACAACTTCTGGACGATGGGCCCCACCGGGCCGTGCGGGCCGTGTTCGGAAATTTATTACGACTTCGGGGACAAAGGTTGCACCAACCCTAACTGCGACATCACCTGCAACTGCGGGCGCTACGTGGAAATTTGGAACTTAGTTTTCACTCAGTTTGACCGCCAAGAAGACGGCACCTTGAACCCGTTGCCGCACAAAAACATTGATACGGGTATGGGGTTGGAACGCTTGTGCATGGCTATGCAAGATGCGCGCAATGTGTTCGAAACCGACCTGTTCACTCCGCTTACCAAACAAGCCCAAAAAGATTTGAATATCAAAGGCGAAACGAAGGAAGAAATTTCCGCGCTTCGCATCATTGCCGACCATGTCCGCAGTTCCAGTTTCTTGATTGCGGAAGGCATTTTGCCCGCCAACGAAGGCCGCGGTTATATTTTGCGCCGCTTGATTCGCCGTGCGGCTCGCTATGCTAAATTGATGGGCAACGAAAAACCCTATCTCTATACATTGGTTCCCGTGGTGCAAGGTATTTTTGACGGCTTGTATCCGGAAATCGATAAAAACCTGCAACATATCCAAGATGTGTTGAAACAGGAAGAAGGAACCTTCTTAAAAACCTTGGTAACCGGGGAAGAAAAACTGGCCGCGTTGCTTGCGGACGGCGTAAAGACCTTGCCGGGCGAAGAAGCCTTCCACTTGCATGAAACGTATGGTTTCCCGCTGGAACTGACCAAAGAAATTGCCGCCGCCAAAGGCGTAACGGTAGATGAAGCAGGTTACGAAAAAGCCAAATCGGCCGCGCAGGAAAAAAGCCGTTCTTATGCCGATGAATTTTCCAAAGAAAAAGCTGTTATCTTGCAAAAGGTGGAAAACGGCTATCCCGTCACGGTGTTTGTGGGCTATAACGATTTAACGGCTCCTGCCACCGTGTTGGCTTTGTTAAACGAACAATTTGAGTTTGTAGATTCTTTAAGCGGGGAAGGCTATGCCGTATTCAACCAAACTCCTTTCTATGCCGAGTCCGGCGGTCAGGTAGGCGATACGGGTTGTGTGTTGGCAAACGGGGCGGAAGTTGCCCGCGTTACCGATACGCAAAAACCGCTTGGAAAGGTATTTTTACATAAAGTAACCGGTGTGCTTCAAAAAGGCCAAGAAGTTACTTTATCCGTAGATGCCGCCCGCCGCAAACGCTGTATGGCTAACCACAGTGCCATTCACTTGGTGAACGCGGCTTTGCGCCAAGTGTTCGGTTCTACCGTTCACCAAAGCGGTTCTTTTGTTTCCCCAGAACGCTTCCGCTTTGACTATACCCTTTCCAAAACTCCGTCTGCCGAAGAACTTAACAAGGCTTGGAAAATTGCCAATGCGGCCGCGGAGGCCTCTTTGCCCGTTGCGTGTGAAGAACGCCCGTTGGCCGATGCCGACCGTTTGGGTGCGGTAACCTTGTTGGGCGAAACTTATGCCGACCCGGCCCGCTTTGTGCTTATGGGCGGCAGTTTTGATAAACCCGAAGATAAATACAGTTTGGAACTCTGTGGCGGAACGCACGTGAAAAATACGGCCGAAGTAATGACTGTATTGGTGCTGAAGGAAGGCTCCGTTTCTGCCGGGGTTCGCCGTATTGAAGGGGTTGCCGGATACGCGGCCTTAGATTATTTGAAAAATGTAAACGCACAGGCCGACGAATTGGCCTCCCGCCTGGTTGTTCCCGCCAAAGATGTTTTCTCTCGCGTTAATGCCATTATGGACGAACTGAAAGATGTGAAAAAACGTTTCACGCAATTTAGAGAAAAAACCTTGGCGGCCGGTGGCGTCAATGAAACTTCCTTCACCATGAACAACGGAACCACCTTAGTGGTGCGTAATGCCGAAGGGGCCGAACCGAAGGAACTGCGCAATATCGCCGATACCATTGCTCAAAAATACCAGCAAGCCTTAGTGGTGGTGGCTTGTGATAAAGACGGCAAACGCTCCTTTGTAGTAAAAATGGCCGGTAAGTTACCCAATACCGATGCGGTAACCGTGGCCAAGATGATTGCGGCCGACTTGAACGGTCGTGCCGGCGGTCGTCCGGACTTTGCTCAAGGCGGCGGCGAAGCCAAACGCCCTCTGTTGGACTTAATCGGCGGATTAAAAGAATCTCTGTAA
- the mutS gene encoding DNA mismatch repair protein MutS yields MQKTTTTPLMRQYNEIRAKHPGIVLFFRLGDFYEMFGDQAKEVSAILGLTLTARHGVPMCGIPYHAANNYIVRLLNAGKKIGICEQTSSVMDKNTKLFERKVTRVITPGTLMEDSLLDANQSNYLVSVSVYAKGWALSCVEVSTGEFWVNQNDKDDSLTNLASVLAAINPSEIIGDKESLDTLKTKVVLPGTLTLTEQAPFDGDYTLPENWPALAAWGEHKKALSCALQIMKYLSVTEPSFKAVLIPSYRELKDRLQIDENAVASLELVKSQEGGRAGSLWALLDKTKTAIGSRKLKEWILHPLMDPGDIAQRQDCVEAFVNNQSALADLSALLENISDVERIMTRTATGTASPRDLSGLRHSLLSVDPISRWFENYGEISPHLCERFKHHLSVLLDMARTLYDAIDENPPLRLSDGHVIRKGYNAELDELRSLKQNGSKCMEEICAREREKTGIATLKVGFNSVFGYYFEVTKSHIEKVPYNYVRKQTLVNAERFITEELKALEDKILNAEQKIIRLESALFDQVRKTLAVQIDHVKAFGQIVAELDVYMSLALCAMKEHYVKPTVDNSTCIEYEQGRHPLVEATLPAGSFVPNRLQIGTPKNQIMLITGPNMGGKSVFLKQTAIVVIMAQMGSFVPAASAHIGIVDKIMTRIGAHDALGRGNSTFMVEMNETAHILASMTPRSLILLDEVGRGTSTFDGISIAWSIVEYLYKPQGGPKVLFATHYFELIDLENKYESVRNYHVEAKEYKDAGGETRLAFLYQILPGAADQSYGIHVAELAGLPAACTLRAKKVLKDLEAKKGAKISAKEQDMVKDLFSSPIVEEIKLADPDKLTPMQALQLICEWKKRINE; encoded by the coding sequence ATGCAGAAAACAACCACTACCCCCTTAATGAGACAGTACAACGAGATTCGGGCCAAACACCCGGGCATTGTTTTGTTCTTTCGATTAGGCGATTTTTACGAAATGTTTGGCGACCAGGCCAAAGAAGTAAGTGCCATTTTAGGGCTTACGCTTACGGCCCGCCACGGTGTGCCGATGTGCGGGATTCCGTATCATGCGGCGAATAATTACATCGTGCGTTTGCTTAATGCCGGTAAAAAAATCGGCATTTGCGAACAAACCAGTTCCGTGATGGATAAAAATACTAAACTTTTCGAGCGCAAGGTTACGCGGGTTATTACGCCCGGAACTTTAATGGAAGATTCTTTGCTGGATGCCAACCAATCCAACTATTTAGTGAGTGTTTCTGTGTATGCAAAGGGGTGGGCGCTTTCTTGTGTGGAAGTTTCCACCGGGGAATTTTGGGTCAACCAAAACGATAAAGATGATTCCCTTACCAATTTGGCTTCTGTTTTGGCTGCTATCAACCCTTCCGAAATTATCGGGGATAAAGAATCTCTTGATACGCTTAAAACCAAAGTCGTTTTACCCGGTACGCTGACCCTTACCGAGCAAGCACCTTTTGACGGGGACTATACCCTCCCGGAAAATTGGCCTGCGTTGGCCGCGTGGGGGGAACACAAAAAAGCTTTATCTTGTGCGTTACAAATCATGAAGTATTTAAGTGTAACGGAGCCCAGTTTCAAAGCCGTTTTGATTCCTTCTTACCGCGAATTGAAAGACAGATTGCAAATTGACGAAAATGCCGTAGCTTCCTTGGAACTTGTCAAAAGCCAGGAAGGCGGACGGGCGGGAAGTTTGTGGGCGTTGCTTGATAAAACCAAAACGGCTATCGGCAGCCGCAAATTAAAAGAATGGATTTTGCACCCGTTAATGGATCCCGGTGACATTGCTCAACGGCAGGATTGCGTGGAAGCCTTTGTGAACAATCAATCGGCCTTGGCGGATTTAAGTGCACTATTGGAAAACATTTCCGATGTGGAGCGCATCATGACGCGCACCGCAACGGGCACCGCTTCTCCGCGTGATTTGTCCGGCTTGCGCCACTCTTTGCTGAGTGTAGACCCTATTTCCCGTTGGTTTGAAAATTACGGCGAAATATCCCCTCATTTGTGCGAACGTTTTAAGCATCACTTGTCTGTTTTGTTGGATATGGCGCGCACTTTGTACGATGCCATTGATGAAAACCCGCCTCTTCGCCTGTCGGACGGACATGTAATTCGCAAAGGGTATAATGCCGAATTGGACGAACTTCGTTCCTTAAAACAAAATGGCAGTAAATGCATGGAAGAAATCTGCGCTCGCGAGCGGGAAAAAACAGGCATTGCTACCTTAAAAGTAGGGTTTAACTCCGTTTTCGGCTACTATTTCGAAGTTACCAAAAGCCATATCGAAAAAGTACCGTACAACTATGTCCGCAAGCAAACACTGGTAAACGCGGAACGCTTTATTACCGAAGAATTAAAGGCGTTGGAAGATAAAATCTTAAATGCCGAACAAAAAATTATCCGCTTGGAAAGTGCCCTGTTTGATCAAGTACGCAAAACGCTGGCTGTTCAAATTGACCATGTAAAAGCCTTCGGGCAGATTGTGGCGGAATTAGATGTGTATATGTCACTGGCGTTGTGCGCGATGAAGGAACATTATGTAAAACCGACCGTAGATAACAGCACTTGTATAGAGTACGAACAAGGCCGTCATCCGCTGGTGGAAGCCACTTTGCCCGCGGGTAGTTTTGTGCCGAATCGTTTACAAATCGGTACTCCCAAAAACCAAATCATGCTGATCACCGGCCCCAATATGGGTGGGAAAAGCGTGTTCCTAAAACAAACCGCTATCGTGGTAATTATGGCTCAAATGGGCAGTTTTGTGCCGGCAGCTTCGGCGCATATCGGTATTGTGGATAAAATAATGACGCGTATCGGTGCGCATGATGCTTTGGGTCGCGGCAATTCCACCTTTATGGTAGAAATGAACGAAACCGCACATATTTTGGCGTCCATGACTCCGCGCAGCCTTATTTTGCTTGATGAAGTCGGCCGCGGAACCTCTACCTTTGACGGGATTTCCATTGCCTGGTCGATTGTCGAGTATCTTTATAAACCGCAAGGCGGGCCGAAGGTATTGTTTGCTACCCATTATTTTGAACTGATTGACTTGGAAAACAAGTACGAAAGTGTGCGCAATTACCATGTAGAAGCAAAAGAATACAAAGATGCCGGTGGCGAAACCCGGTTGGCTTTCCTGTACCAAATTTTACCCGGAGCGGCGGATCAATCGTATGGTATCCATGTGGCGGAATTGGCAGGTTTACCTGCCGCGTGTACTTTGCGTGCCAAAAAAGTGCTTAAAGATTTGGAAGCCAAAAAAGGGGCAAAAATATCCGCTAAAGAACAGGATATGGTCAAAGATTTATTTTCTTCGCCTATTGTGGAAGAAATCAAACTGGCCGACCCGGATAAATTAACCCCCATGCAAGCCTTGCAGTTAATTTGCGAATGGAAGAAACGAATCAATGAGTAA